The Vulpes vulpes isolate BD-2025 chromosome 10, VulVul3, whole genome shotgun sequence genome has a window encoding:
- the P2RX4 gene encoding P2X purinoceptor 4 isoform X2: MAGCCAALAPFLFEYDTPRIVLIRSRKVGLMNRAVQLLILAYVIGWVFVWEKGYQETDSVVSSVTTKAKGVTVTNTSILGFRVWDVADYVVPVQLPDKTTVCKSDANCVAGSSGTHSNGIATGKCVLFNGTVKTCEVAAWCPVEDDTHVPEPAFLKAAENFTLLVKNNIWYPKFNFSKRNILPNITTTYLKSCIYDAVTDPFCPIFRLGKIVESAGHSFQDMAIEGGIMGIQINWNCNLDRTSSLCLPRYSFRRLDTRDVDHNVSPGYNFRFAKYYSDLTGAERRTLIKAYGIRFDIIVFGKAGKFDIIPTMINIGSGLALLGVATVLCDIIVLYCMKKRYYYREKKYKYVEDYEQGLGGEMDQ, encoded by the exons ATGGCGGGCTGCTGCGCGGCGCTGGCCCCCTTCCTGTTCGAGTACGACACGCCGCGCATCGTGCTCATCCGCAGCCGTAAAGTGGGGCTCATGAACCGGGCGGTGCAGCTGCTCATCCTGGCCTACGTCATCGG GTGGGTGTTTGTGTGGGAAAAAGGCTACCAGGAAACAGATTCTGTGGTCAGCTCAGTTACTACCAAAGCCAAAGGCGTGACTGTAACCAACACTTCGATACTTGGATTCCGGGTCTGGGATGTGGCGGATTATGTGGTTCCAGTTCAG cttccagatAAGACCACTGTGTGTAAATCAGATGCCAACTGTGTTGCTGGCTCTTCAGGCACCCACAGCAACG GAATTGCAACAGGAAAATGCGTGCTTTTCAATGGGACTGTAAAGACATGCGAGGTGGCAGCCTGGTGCCCAGTGGAGGATGACACACATGTGCCAGA acctgCTTTTCTAAAGGCTGCAGAAAACTTCACTCTTTTGGTTAAGAACAACATCTGGTATCCCAAATTTAATTTCAGCAA GAGGAATATTCTTCCAAACATCACTACAACCTACCTCAAATCGTGCATTTATGATGCTGTAACAGATCCCTTCTGCCCCATATTCCGTCTTGGCAAAATAGTGGAGAGCGCAGGGCACAGCTTCCAAGACATGGCCATTGAG GGAGGCATCATGGGCATACAGATCAACTGGAACTGCAACCTGGACAGaacctcctccctctgcctgcccaggtACTCCTTCCGCCGCCTGGACACCCGGGATGTGGACCACAATGTGTCCCCTGGCTACAATTTCAG GTTTGCCAAGTACTACAGTGACCTGACTGGTGCTGAGCGCCGCACGCTCATCAAGGCCTACGGCATCCGCTTTGACATCATAGTGTTCGGAAAG GCTGGGAAATTTGACATCATCCCCACCATGATCAACATCGGCTCCGGTTTGGCACTCTTAGGGGTG GCAACAGTGCTATGTGACATCATTGTCCTCTACTGCATGAAGAAAAGATACTACTACCGGGAGAAGAAATATAAGTATGTGGAGGATTATGAGCAG GGTCTTGGTGGAGAGATGGACCAGTGA
- the P2RX4 gene encoding P2X purinoceptor 4 isoform X1 yields MAGCCAALAPFLFEYDTPRIVLIRSRKVGLMNRAVQLLILAYVIGWVFVWEKGYQETDSVVSSVTTKAKGVTVTNTSILGFRVWDVADYVVPVQEENSLFIMTNMIITLNQTQGLCPELPDKTTVCKSDANCVAGSSGTHSNGIATGKCVLFNGTVKTCEVAAWCPVEDDTHVPEPAFLKAAENFTLLVKNNIWYPKFNFSKRNILPNITTTYLKSCIYDAVTDPFCPIFRLGKIVESAGHSFQDMAIEGGIMGIQINWNCNLDRTSSLCLPRYSFRRLDTRDVDHNVSPGYNFRFAKYYSDLTGAERRTLIKAYGIRFDIIVFGKAGKFDIIPTMINIGSGLALLGVATVLCDIIVLYCMKKRYYYREKKYKYVEDYEQGLGGEMDQ; encoded by the exons ATGGCGGGCTGCTGCGCGGCGCTGGCCCCCTTCCTGTTCGAGTACGACACGCCGCGCATCGTGCTCATCCGCAGCCGTAAAGTGGGGCTCATGAACCGGGCGGTGCAGCTGCTCATCCTGGCCTACGTCATCGG GTGGGTGTTTGTGTGGGAAAAAGGCTACCAGGAAACAGATTCTGTGGTCAGCTCAGTTACTACCAAAGCCAAAGGCGTGACTGTAACCAACACTTCGATACTTGGATTCCGGGTCTGGGATGTGGCGGATTATGTGGTTCCAGTTCAG GAAGAAAACTCCCTCTTCATCATGACCAACATGATCATTACCTTGAACCAGACCCAGGGCCTCTGTCCTGAG cttccagatAAGACCACTGTGTGTAAATCAGATGCCAACTGTGTTGCTGGCTCTTCAGGCACCCACAGCAACG GAATTGCAACAGGAAAATGCGTGCTTTTCAATGGGACTGTAAAGACATGCGAGGTGGCAGCCTGGTGCCCAGTGGAGGATGACACACATGTGCCAGA acctgCTTTTCTAAAGGCTGCAGAAAACTTCACTCTTTTGGTTAAGAACAACATCTGGTATCCCAAATTTAATTTCAGCAA GAGGAATATTCTTCCAAACATCACTACAACCTACCTCAAATCGTGCATTTATGATGCTGTAACAGATCCCTTCTGCCCCATATTCCGTCTTGGCAAAATAGTGGAGAGCGCAGGGCACAGCTTCCAAGACATGGCCATTGAG GGAGGCATCATGGGCATACAGATCAACTGGAACTGCAACCTGGACAGaacctcctccctctgcctgcccaggtACTCCTTCCGCCGCCTGGACACCCGGGATGTGGACCACAATGTGTCCCCTGGCTACAATTTCAG GTTTGCCAAGTACTACAGTGACCTGACTGGTGCTGAGCGCCGCACGCTCATCAAGGCCTACGGCATCCGCTTTGACATCATAGTGTTCGGAAAG GCTGGGAAATTTGACATCATCCCCACCATGATCAACATCGGCTCCGGTTTGGCACTCTTAGGGGTG GCAACAGTGCTATGTGACATCATTGTCCTCTACTGCATGAAGAAAAGATACTACTACCGGGAGAAGAAATATAAGTATGTGGAGGATTATGAGCAG GGTCTTGGTGGAGAGATGGACCAGTGA